One segment of Brassica napus cultivar Da-Ae chromosome C3, Da-Ae, whole genome shotgun sequence DNA contains the following:
- the LOC106401152 gene encoding thylakoid lumenal 19 kDa protein, chloroplastic, producing MATKIFSPTPPVISSTSATTKTPVLPKALVSRCLRTSLSAVVAATAVLTMVPALPAAGEGNQPYKLYYGTAASAANYGGYGGNSDRKTSAEYVYDVPEGWKERLVSKVEKGTNGTDSEFYNPKKRTEKEYLTFLSGFRQLAPRDVILNNLALSDVELQDLIAGADKVVSEEKKDEETGQVYYLYEIDGVGKHSLITVTCAKNKLYAHFVNAPAPEWNRDQDTLTHLRDSFKTVSSSS from the coding sequence ATGGCCACTAAAATCTTCTCTCCAACTCCCCCCGTCATCTCCTCAACCTCAGCCACCACCAAAACGCCGGTCCTCCCCAAGGCATTAGTATCGCGATGTCTACGCACCTCTCTTTCTGCCGTTGTCGCCGCGACTGCCGTCCTGACGATGGTTCCGGCGTTGCCTGCCGCGGGTGAGGGGAACCAACCCTACAAATTATACTACGGGACAGCAGCTAGCGCGGCGAACTACGGGGGATACGGAGGGAACTCGGACAGGAAGACATCGGCGGAGTATGTGTACGACGTGCCGGAGGGGTGGAAGGAGAGGCTGGTGTCGAAGGTGGAGAAGGGCACAAACGGGACAGACAGCGAATTTTACAACCCCAAGAAGAGGACAGAGAAGGAGTACCTTACGTTCTTGTCGGGGTTCAGACAGCTGGCGCCGAGGGATGTGATCCTTAACAACCTGGCCTTGTCAGACGTGGAGCTCCAGGATCTGATAGCAGGCGCTGATAAAGTGGTGTCTGAGGAGAAGAAGGATGAAGAGACAGGGCAGGTGTACTATCTGTACGAGATCGATGGAGTAGGGAAGCACAGTCTGATCACAGTCACTTGCGCTAAGAACAAGCTCTATGCCCATTTCGTCAACGCCCCTGCGCCCGAGTGGAACCGCGACCAAGACACATTAACCCACCTTCGGGACTCCTTCAAGAccgtatcttcttcttcttga